The proteins below come from a single Sporosarcina sp. FSL K6-3457 genomic window:
- the cccB gene encoding cytochrome c551, with protein MKSKLLAVVFGAVLVLGACGGDKAEKAPATDGATASVDAEAVVKSSCIACHGSNLEGKGNAPGLADIGARMSEDEIHTVIEKGQGGMPGGLIKGEDATAVAKWLAEKK; from the coding sequence ATGAAGAGCAAACTTTTAGCAGTCGTATTCGGAGCTGTTCTTGTCCTTGGAGCATGTGGCGGTGACAAAGCGGAAAAAGCGCCAGCTACAGATGGTGCAACAGCATCTGTTGACGCAGAGGCTGTTGTGAAAAGCAGCTGTATCGCATGTCACGGCAGTAACCTTGAAGGAAAAGGGAATGCGCCTGGACTAGCCGACATCGGTGCACGTATGTCTGAAGATGAAATTCATACAGTCATTGAAAAAGGTCAAGGTGGAATGCCAGGTGGACTTATCAAAGGTGAAGATGCTACAGCTGTAGCGAAATGGCTTGCTGAGAAAAAATAA
- the ftsE gene encoding cell division ATP-binding protein FtsE, translating to MIVMKNVYKQYPNGVVAANGINIEINRGEFVYVVGPSGAGKSTFIKMMYREEASTSGEIIINGINLATMRNKRVPYLRRQIGVVFQDFKLLPKLNVYENVAFALEVIEESPAQIRKKVNDVLGLVGLTQKARMFPNELSGGEQQRVSIARSIVNVPKVVIADEPTGNLDPETSWEIMRIFEQINARGTTIVMATHNREIVNTIRHRVIVVEGGLITRDEYGGEYGYEG from the coding sequence ATGATTGTGATGAAAAATGTGTACAAGCAGTATCCAAATGGTGTTGTTGCAGCAAATGGTATTAATATTGAAATTAACAGAGGCGAGTTCGTCTATGTAGTTGGACCAAGTGGTGCCGGAAAGTCGACGTTCATCAAAATGATGTATCGTGAGGAAGCTTCGACTAGCGGTGAAATCATTATCAACGGCATTAACCTTGCGACAATGCGCAATAAGCGTGTGCCTTATTTGCGTCGTCAAATTGGTGTTGTTTTCCAAGACTTTAAACTACTACCGAAATTAAATGTTTATGAGAATGTGGCATTTGCCCTTGAAGTCATCGAGGAGTCACCCGCACAAATTAGAAAAAAAGTGAATGATGTCCTTGGACTTGTTGGGCTAACGCAAAAGGCACGGATGTTTCCTAATGAATTGTCAGGTGGGGAGCAGCAACGTGTATCGATTGCTCGGTCAATCGTTAACGTGCCAAAAGTTGTAATTGCGGACGAGCCGACAGGAAACCTAGATCCTGAAACATCATGGGAAATCATGAGGATTTTCGAACAGATTAATGCTCGTGGTACGACAATTGTCATGGCTACCCATAATAGGGAAATTGTGAACACAATAAGGCATCGAGTTATCGTAGTGGAAGGCGGACTTATCACCCGGGATGAATACGGAGGTGAGTACGGCTATGAAGGTTAG